One Paraburkholderia dioscoreae DNA segment encodes these proteins:
- a CDS encoding NADH-quinone oxidoreductase subunit A: MNLAAYFPVLLFLIVGTGLGVALVSIGKILGPNKPDTEKNAPYECGFEAFEDARMKFDVRYYLVAILFIIFDLETAFLFPWGVALRDIGWPGFMAMMIFLLEFLLGFAYIWKKGGLDWE; this comes from the coding sequence TTGAACCTCGCAGCCTATTTCCCCGTCTTGTTGTTCCTCATTGTAGGCACTGGTTTAGGCGTAGCACTGGTCAGCATTGGCAAGATCCTTGGTCCCAATAAGCCTGACACCGAGAAAAACGCACCGTACGAGTGCGGCTTCGAAGCATTCGAAGATGCGCGCATGAAGTTCGATGTGCGCTATTACCTCGTCGCCATTCTCTTCATCATTTTCGATCTTGAAACCGCGTTCCTGTTCCCGTGGGGCGTTGCCTTGCGCGACATCGGCTGGCCCGGCTTCATGGCGATGATGATTTTCCTGCTCGAATTCCTGCTGGGCTTCGCCTATATCTGGAAGAAGGGCGGCCTCGACTG